Genomic segment of Geminocystis herdmanii PCC 6308:
AAAAGATAAAAACTAATCACAATAAACTTAAAGAGTTTCACGAAAAAATCGCTAATTTACAATTTCTTGATCCCGCCTGTGGATGTGGTAATTTTTTAATTGTTAGTTATCGAGAGTTACGAGATTTAGAAATTTTAATTTTAAAAGAGTTAAATAAACAAGGACAATTAGAGTTAGATATTAGCAATATTATTAAAGTGGATGTCGATCGATTTTTTGGCATTGAATACGATGAATTTGCGGTAAGAATTGCGGAGGTTGCCATGTGGTTAATTGATCATCAAATGAATATTAAAGTTAGTAATGAATTTGGTCAATATTTTGTCCGTTTACCTCTCAATAAATCTGCTACTATTGTTCATGGTAACGCTTTACAAATTGACTGGAAAAATATAATTGATCCCCCCCAACCCCCCTTTGAAAGGGGGGAGAATACGGATAATTCTTTATTAAAGGGGGATAAAAATGGAAAAGTCCCCCTTATTAAGGGGGATTTAGGGGGATCGAATTTTTCCTTTAATTTTATCTTTGGTAATCCTCCTTTTGTGGGAAAAACTTATCAAAATACACAGCAAAAAGCTGACATGGGTTTAGTTTTTAATGGCGTAAAAAATGCAGGAGTTTTAGATTATGTTTGTGCATGGTATTTAAAAGCCTCCCAATTTATTCAAAATACTAAAATTCGTTGTGCTTTTGTGAGTACAAATTCTATTTCTCAAGGTGAACAAGTGGGCATTTTATGGCAGGAATTATATACTAAATATAAGATAAAAATTCACTTCGCTCATCGTACTTTTTCTTGGAATAATGAAGCAAAAAATAATGCTGGAGTCCATTGTGTTATTATAGGTTTTGGCTTAGAAAATATCGATAATAAGCGACTTTTTTTCTATGAAAATATTAAAGGTGAAGCAACAGAAATTAACGTAAAAAATATCAATCCTTATTTAGTAGAAGGTAATGATTTAATTATCTCAAGTCGTAAACAACCTCTTTCTAATGTACCTGAAATTAATTTTGGTAATATGCCTAATGATGGAGGCAATTTTTTATTTACTGAAACAGAAAAAGAAGAATTTTTGAAAATCGAACCTTTAGCAAAAAAAATTATTAAACCTTTTTTGAGTGCAAAGGAATTTATTAATAATGAAAAACGTTATTGTTTATGGTTAGTAGATATTCAACCTCAAGAATTAAAACTATTAAAATATGTTAGTGAAAGAGTTAAAAATGTTCAACAATTAAGATTAGAAAGTAAAAGACAAGCAACACAAAAATTAGCTAATTTTCCGACTCTTTTTGGCGAAATTAGACAACCTAATACTAATTATTTATTATTACCTCGTGTTTCCTCCGAGAATAGAAAATATATTCCTATTGGCTTTTTTAATCAAGAAGTTATTGCAGGAGATAGTTGTTTAATTATCCCTGATGCTGATTTATTTTTATTCGGAATATTAACATCAGAAATGCACATGACATGGGTTAAATATGTCTGTGGAAGACTAAAAAGCGATTATCGTTACTCTAATTCTATTGTTTATAATAACTATCCTTTCCCTGACAATGTGACGGAAAAACAGAGGGAAAAAGTAGCCAATTTAGCTCAAAAAATCCTTGATATTAGAACACAATATCCTGATAGTAGTTTAGCCGATTTGTACGATCGATTAACCATGCCAAGGGACTTATTAAAAGTCCATCAAGCCCTTGACAAAGCGGTGGATTTATGCTATACAAAACAATCTTTTTCCAGTGAATTAAATCGCATCGAATTTTTGTTTAATTTATATGAACAAATCAACACGCCTTTATTAAAATCTGAGAAGAAAAAAGGCAGGAAAAAATAAATACAGAAATTGTTAAAACTGTACACTTTTTTGAAAATGTAGGGGTTGAACACTGTTCAACCCTTCTAAACCCTAAAACCCAAATAAACATCTAGGAGAAAAACAGGCAAGATGCCTATTCTACGGTGGTAAATATCTTCATTTAATTTCTAGCTAACCATTTTTGACCATTTAGGCGCTTGAGGGCAAATAATACCATCAAATCAAGACTCGCCTTGCGCTCATCAATCATAAAAGATTCGATCGTACTCGGTTTTTGATTGTCTGTAGCACAAGAAAAAGCCTTTTGTCCATTAATATTTTCCTCAAGAAAATAGAAAGAAAATTGACGATTTTTAAGATTACCCAACACTTGCCAACACTCAGGATTAGACTCAAAACCCTTAATCGGAATTTTCGCTTTGACAAAATCCAGTTGTATATCTTCCAACCCCTGTTTTTCTAAAGCCGTTTTGAGAGTTGGAGTAAAATGTTGCTCCATAAACTCCGTAAAAGGCTTATCTTCCAAAGCTGGAGGTTTAACCTTCTTCGCAGGAGGGGTTTTTGTTTCCGCCGGCGGTTTCTCGATAGATGATGCTGTTTTAGCTTCTTCGCTCATAATTTTAAGTTTGTATTATCAAAAATCTTAATATAATAATTATATATCTTAGGTTACTATAATACCTAGTACTTAAAAATCATGAGCGTGAAGTACTTCGACATCGCATATATAGCTGATGCCAGAGTAATCTTCAAAAAACTTTGTTGC
This window contains:
- a CDS encoding DUF2996 domain-containing protein, translated to MSEEAKTASSIEKPPAETKTPPAKKVKPPALEDKPFTEFMEQHFTPTLKTALEKQGLEDIQLDFVKAKIPIKGFESNPECWQVLGNLKNRQFSFYFLEENINGQKAFSCATDNQKPSTIESFMIDERKASLDLMVLFALKRLNGQKWLARN
- a CDS encoding DNA methyltransferase, which encodes MPLSWNDIKNRAINFTYEWANETSENAEAKSFWDSFFDVFGVPRRRVATFEKSVKKLDNKQGFIDLLWKGVILVEHKSKGKNLDKAYQQAIEYFPGLKDHELPKYILVSDFARFKLYDLENEINHEFLLSEFVNHVHLFDFIAGYKKREYKDSDPVNIQAAELMGQLHDRLKEIGYEGHQLEVYLVRLLFCLFADDTGIFNQGIFHEYIDLHTKEDGSDLAIHLDSIFQILNKSETSRLKNLDENLAQFPYINGKLFDERLDNASFDREMREMLLKACSLDWGKISPAIFGSMFQAVMNPQERRNLGAHYTSEKNIQKVIKPLFLDELYNEFEKIKTNHNKLKEFHEKIANLQFLDPACGCGNFLIVSYRELRDLEILILKELNKQGQLELDISNIIKVDVDRFFGIEYDEFAVRIAEVAMWLIDHQMNIKVSNEFGQYFVRLPLNKSATIVHGNALQIDWKNIIDPPQPPFERGENTDNSLLKGDKNGKVPLIKGDLGGSNFSFNFIFGNPPFVGKTYQNTQQKADMGLVFNGVKNAGVLDYVCAWYLKASQFIQNTKIRCAFVSTNSISQGEQVGILWQELYTKYKIKIHFAHRTFSWNNEAKNNAGVHCVIIGFGLENIDNKRLFFYENIKGEATEINVKNINPYLVEGNDLIISSRKQPLSNVPEINFGNMPNDGGNFLFTETEKEEFLKIEPLAKKIIKPFLSAKEFINNEKRYCLWLVDIQPQELKLLKYVSERVKNVQQLRLESKRQATQKLANFPTLFGEIRQPNTNYLLLPRVSSENRKYIPIGFFNQEVIAGDSCLIIPDADLFLFGILTSEMHMTWVKYVCGRLKSDYRYSNSIVYNNYPFPDNVTEKQREKVANLAQKILDIRTQYPDSSLADLYDRLTMPRDLLKVHQALDKAVDLCYTKQSFSSELNRIEFLFNLYEQINTPLLKSEKKKGRKK